Proteins encoded in a region of the Photobacterium profundum SS9 genome:
- the aqpZ gene encoding aquaporin Z — MIKKLVAEFIGTFWLVLGGCGSAVLAAAFPDVGIGLLGVALAFGLTVVTMAYAIGHISGCHLNPAVTVGLWSGGRFPANEIIPYIVFQVLGAIAGAFVLYIIASGQAGFDLAGGLASNGYGEHSPGGYTMLSGFVTEFVMTFMFLFIILGVTHKLANPGMAGLAIGLALTLIHLISIPVTNTSVNPARSTGPAIFVGDWAMSQLWLFWVAPIFGAIVAGIVYRWLCPNED, encoded by the coding sequence ATGATAAAAAAACTGGTGGCTGAATTCATTGGCACATTTTGGTTAGTATTAGGGGGTTGTGGTAGTGCTGTGTTAGCAGCAGCATTTCCTGACGTAGGAATTGGCCTACTTGGTGTTGCACTTGCCTTTGGTTTAACCGTGGTGACAATGGCTTACGCTATTGGTCATATTTCAGGTTGCCACCTAAACCCTGCTGTTACTGTTGGTTTATGGTCTGGCGGTCGCTTTCCAGCAAATGAAATTATCCCTTATATTGTCTTCCAAGTTTTAGGGGCTATTGCTGGCGCATTTGTACTGTACATTATCGCAAGTGGGCAGGCTGGATTTGATCTTGCTGGCGGGCTAGCATCCAACGGATATGGTGAGCATTCACCTGGTGGTTACACCATGTTGTCGGGCTTTGTAACCGAGTTTGTAATGACCTTTATGTTCTTGTTCATCATTCTAGGTGTTACACACAAATTAGCCAACCCTGGTATGGCAGGGTTAGCCATTGGTTTAGCGTTAACGTTAATCCACTTAATCAGTATTCCTGTTACTAATACATCTGTTAACCCTGCACGTAGTACAGGCCCAGCTATTTTCGTGGGTGATTGGGCGATGTCTCAATTATGGCTATTCTGGGTTGCACCTATATTCGGTGCTATCGTCGCGGGTATTGTCTATCGCTGGTTGTGTCCAAACGAAGATTAA
- a CDS encoding LysR family transcriptional regulator, whose translation MKIAQIEIFLHASKTGSITEAARKLNKSRTTVSASLCALEDDLGVKLLARTGNRIQLTDIGESIANDCTRLLQIANDIKRKCTLHIDGVESVVRIARDDALPETFWRDTLNRLKERFPNTSISIYAATPPELENLVEQDAVDVAYGLLPTEYRIPRLLHFDLGQIRMMSVAHKDHPLSQLRKVTREDFARYTEIILAYIEDDNLKTDIPNSTNYIALAFYEYLSHAVLDGTGWSNVPALLINDHLRQGTIKVIKHNKAMSWQPYGEIVESESRRGLVIQWLSEQLEDYLLDVTD comes from the coding sequence TTGAAAATAGCTCAGATTGAAATATTTCTTCATGCCAGTAAAACAGGATCGATAACGGAAGCGGCGCGTAAATTAAATAAGAGCCGAACAACAGTGAGTGCTTCTCTATGCGCACTTGAAGATGATCTCGGCGTCAAATTACTCGCGCGAACAGGGAATCGTATTCAATTAACGGACATTGGTGAAAGCATTGCCAATGATTGCACTCGCCTCTTACAAATTGCTAACGATATTAAACGAAAATGCACTCTGCATATTGATGGTGTTGAATCCGTTGTTCGTATCGCCCGTGATGATGCTTTACCTGAAACATTTTGGCGTGACACACTCAATCGCTTGAAGGAAAGATTCCCCAATACCAGCATCTCTATCTATGCAGCTACACCACCAGAGTTAGAAAATTTAGTAGAACAAGATGCCGTAGACGTTGCTTATGGTTTATTGCCAACAGAATATCGTATTCCACGTTTGCTTCATTTCGACTTAGGGCAAATTCGCATGATGTCTGTTGCTCATAAAGACCACCCTCTTAGCCAATTACGAAAAGTAACCCGTGAAGATTTCGCTCGCTATACCGAAATCATTCTTGCTTACATTGAAGATGACAATTTAAAAACGGATATACCCAATTCGACCAACTACATCGCCCTAGCTTTTTATGAATACCTAAGCCATGCGGTTTTAGATGGGACGGGATGGTCTAATGTTCCTGCACTGCTAATTAATGACCACTTACGTCAAGGTACAATCAAGGTTATTAAACATAACAAAGCAATGAGCTGGCAGCCTTACGGTGAAATAGTAGAAAGTGAATCACGACGCGGATTAGTTATTCAGTGGCTATCTGAACAATTAGAAGACTATTTACTTGATGTGACAGATTAA
- a CDS encoding cation transporter, whose protein sequence is MTRNIQLERKLLHFSTLFALLFAVMGISLGAWIGSLVIIFDGAYSLVSLFLTLVSVAAASYIHKPRKHPSAINITKVEPMVIAFKGLVITLMCCISFASAVEAILNGGRDVNTGVALIFGVINVLGCIGAYWLMVKKGKRANSGLVDAEAKQWLMDTVISIAVMIGFVFAKILSLTEYQSYAVYADPVMVIIVSIYFIIVPLKMTYKAIQQLALDKQLVSHGNNHDDSISSTS, encoded by the coding sequence ATGACTCGTAATATTCAGCTTGAACGTAAGCTTCTGCACTTTTCGACTCTTTTTGCGCTGTTATTTGCGGTTATGGGAATCAGTTTAGGGGCATGGATTGGCTCTTTAGTCATCATATTTGATGGGGCTTACTCGTTGGTTAGTCTTTTTCTTACCTTAGTATCGGTTGCTGCTGCATCTTATATACATAAGCCGAGAAAGCATCCTTCAGCTATCAATATTACCAAAGTAGAGCCAATGGTTATTGCTTTCAAAGGACTAGTGATCACGCTTATGTGCTGTATTTCTTTTGCATCAGCCGTTGAAGCAATATTGAATGGTGGTCGCGATGTGAATACTGGTGTGGCACTTATTTTTGGTGTTATTAATGTTCTAGGTTGTATTGGTGCTTATTGGCTAATGGTCAAAAAGGGTAAGCGTGCGAATTCAGGTTTAGTGGATGCAGAAGCAAAGCAGTGGTTAATGGACACCGTGATAAGTATCGCAGTAATGATTGGTTTTGTTTTTGCTAAGATTTTATCGCTAACGGAATATCAATCGTATGCAGTGTATGCCGACCCAGTAATGGTCATTATTGTTTCAATATATTTTATTATTGTGCCATTGAAAATGACTTATAAAGCTATTCAACAACTAGCTTTAGATAAGCAACTAGTATCGCATGGTAATAATCACGATGATTCTATCAGTTCAACCAGCTGA
- a CDS encoding NYN domain-containing protein, giving the protein MEKVAIFVDVQNIYYTVKDKYKCNFDYNAFWAEATQGREVVAAYAYAIHRGDEKQGQFQNILRGIGFEVKLKPFIQRSDGSAKGDWDVGITLDVIEHAADVDRVILLSGDGDFDLLVDKVQTKYGVDVEVYGVPGLTATSLINTAHYYREIESTLLLGR; this is encoded by the coding sequence GTGGAAAAAGTTGCCATTTTCGTTGATGTTCAAAACATCTATTACACCGTAAAAGATAAGTATAAGTGTAATTTTGATTACAATGCCTTTTGGGCTGAAGCGACACAAGGTCGTGAAGTAGTTGCAGCTTATGCTTATGCTATTCATCGTGGTGATGAAAAGCAGGGTCAATTCCAAAATATTCTTCGTGGTATCGGTTTTGAAGTAAAACTTAAACCCTTTATTCAGCGCAGCGATGGTTCAGCTAAAGGTGATTGGGATGTTGGTATCACACTTGATGTGATTGAGCATGCTGCTGATGTTGACCGCGTTATTTTACTTTCTGGCGACGGCGATTTTGATCTGCTCGTTGATAAAGTACAAACCAAGTATGGTGTTGATGTTGAAGTTTATGGCGTGCCAGGACTAACAGCGACGTCACTGATTAACACTGCACATTATTACCGTGAGATCGAAAGCACACTATTGCTAGGTCGCTAA
- a CDS encoding YggN family protein, which yields MKSILIGGLLLSSTAVFAQNCPVDVTNEIHINNGEVSVYQSGQPKVMIDEDNNVFINGKQLDLNVMQRQALEAYSSGVKEYLPKMADIASDGVSIATDVLDEVSSSFDSKESFANVEALIDEYGQKAQDKFYKDDEFVMPADMFADVDESWKTEFDEAMKHVSVESISSLFAALSEEMKDGEINFTELQTKFSDLKQRIEERVKARTGEMAVKADDLCNSIKGLAQEEQELHKAIPELKDYQMFEI from the coding sequence ATGAAAAGTATTTTGATTGGTGGATTGTTATTGAGCTCTACAGCGGTATTTGCACAAAATTGTCCTGTCGATGTAACCAATGAAATTCACATCAACAATGGTGAAGTATCTGTTTATCAGAGTGGCCAACCGAAAGTCATGATAGATGAAGATAACAATGTATTTATCAATGGCAAGCAACTGGATTTAAATGTGATGCAACGTCAGGCTTTGGAAGCCTACAGTAGTGGTGTTAAGGAATATCTTCCGAAAATGGCTGATATTGCGAGTGATGGTGTGAGTATCGCCACTGATGTTCTTGATGAAGTTTCATCGAGTTTTGATTCAAAAGAATCATTTGCCAATGTTGAAGCATTGATTGATGAATATGGTCAAAAAGCACAAGATAAATTCTATAAAGACGATGAATTTGTGATGCCAGCCGATATGTTTGCCGATGTAGATGAAAGTTGGAAAACAGAGTTTGATGAAGCGATGAAGCATGTCAGTGTTGAATCCATATCGAGCTTATTTGCAGCGTTATCTGAAGAGATGAAAGATGGCGAGATCAACTTTACTGAACTTCAAACGAAATTCTCAGATCTAAAACAACGTATTGAAGAGCGTGTAAAAGCAAGAACAGGTGAAATGGCCGTGAAAGCTGATGACCTGTGTAATTCGATTAAAGGGCTGGCTCAAGAGGAGCAAGAACTGCATAAAGCTATTCCTGAATTGAAAGATTATCAAATGTTTGAGATTTAA
- a CDS encoding phospholipase A has translation MTHNYTLCLLSLLFTVSFKALAEQPISYNDCLLNAVKYHNHELTLGEVRSKCKTEAELAKNEQDLLSERMANERKNAFNPYVITPHRMNYILPVTYTNDVNKDAYAATGWEDSLKDVEAKFQISFKVPLNYDSMFIEGDGLFFGITLKSWWQVYADDISSPFRETNYRPEMFYFTPTPWTPLEGHTWVAFGIEHESNGRSQELSRSWNRIYTDFVFEKNNFALSLRPWWRLPEDEKETPESADGDDNPDIEDYMGHFELSSAYRWDDYEFTFLGRQNFSEHKGYAELGLTFPLWGRLRGYAQYTTGYGESLIDYNHNQQRIGVGIALTDML, from the coding sequence GTGACTCACAACTACACATTATGCTTGCTAAGCCTTCTTTTTACCGTCTCTTTCAAGGCTTTGGCAGAACAGCCTATCAGTTACAATGACTGCCTACTCAATGCTGTAAAATATCACAATCATGAGTTAACACTGGGTGAAGTAAGATCAAAATGTAAAACAGAGGCGGAGCTCGCTAAAAACGAACAAGATTTACTGTCTGAACGTATGGCAAATGAACGTAAAAACGCATTCAATCCTTATGTGATTACACCGCATAGAATGAATTACATATTACCTGTAACGTATACCAACGATGTAAACAAAGACGCTTATGCGGCAACAGGTTGGGAAGACAGCCTTAAAGATGTCGAAGCTAAATTTCAGATCAGCTTTAAAGTACCATTGAACTACGACAGCATGTTTATCGAAGGCGACGGATTGTTTTTTGGCATTACATTAAAATCTTGGTGGCAGGTATACGCCGATGATATTTCTAGCCCATTCAGAGAAACAAACTATCGACCTGAAATGTTCTATTTTACTCCTACTCCATGGACACCATTAGAAGGTCATACATGGGTAGCATTCGGTATTGAACATGAATCTAATGGACGTAGCCAAGAGTTATCGCGTAGTTGGAATCGTATTTACACCGACTTTGTTTTTGAAAAGAATAATTTTGCTCTATCTTTGCGCCCTTGGTGGCGTTTACCTGAAGATGAAAAAGAAACTCCAGAAAGTGCAGATGGTGATGATAACCCTGATATTGAAGATTATATGGGACACTTTGAATTATCCTCCGCCTACCGCTGGGATGATTACGAATTCACCTTCTTAGGCCGTCAGAATTTCAGTGAACACAAGGGCTATGCTGAGCTCGGTTTAACATTTCCATTATGGGGACGTTTACGTGGGTATGCACAATACACAACGGGGTATGGTGAAAGTCTAATAGACTATAACCACAACCAACAACGGATTGGTGTGGGCATTGCGTTAACCGATATGTTATAA
- a CDS encoding YgiQ family radical SAM protein: MNLMKINEYPKYWAECYGIAPFLPTTRKEMDALGWDSCDIIIVTGDAYVDHPSFGMAVIGRLLESQGFRVGIISQPKWDNKDAFMELGQPNLFFGLTAGNMDSMINRYTADRKLRHDDAYTPNNEGGKRPDRAVLVYSQRCREAYKETPIVLGGIEASLRRLTHYDYWSDKVRRSVIVDAKADILLFGNAERALVEVAHRIAKGEQLEDMKNIAGTAVIIKEVPERFREIDSSRIEKPGKAMPMINPYATEEECKTKQEDEVKVEPVAKPVVVTASRHDPKNTYIRLPSYEKLCNDRILYAHASRVMHLEANPYSSRALAQKHGDRELWVNTPPIPLTTEEMDFVFGLPYARVPHPSYGKEKIPAYEMIKTSVNIMRGCFGGCSFCSITEHEGRIIQNRSQESIIDELKDIRDKVPGFTGTISDLGGPTANMYRLGCSDPKAEINCRRPSCIFPKICEKLNTDHRHTIDLYREARKVDGIKKVLIASGVRYDLAVESPEYVRELVTHHVGGYLKIAPEHTEKGTLDLMMKPGMGTYDRFKNMFEKYSKDAGKKQYLIPYFISAHPGSTNEDMLNLALWLKKYEYECDQVQNFYPSPMCNATSMYHSETNPLKRVKYKKREELFVAKGERERRVHKALLRYHDPLNWPLIRETLISMGKKYLIGDRANCLVPEEGSEQETQLTPAQRRQSGRHGAKRFATKHPNQPDIRKDGKRPSGNRPTTGNRPNGNTSSNGKPAGKAGTKPGSKPGSRSQGSDAGNYSASANGKPSGNRPSRPGKPTSTRQGQGQGGNPNRSRTKAK; the protein is encoded by the coding sequence ATGAATTTAATGAAGATAAACGAATACCCTAAATACTGGGCAGAGTGCTACGGAATTGCACCCTTCTTACCTACCACGCGTAAAGAAATGGATGCACTCGGCTGGGATAGCTGCGACATTATTATCGTGACTGGTGATGCGTACGTAGACCATCCAAGTTTCGGCATGGCGGTTATCGGTCGCTTGCTCGAATCTCAGGGCTTTCGTGTCGGTATTATTTCTCAGCCTAAATGGGATAATAAAGATGCTTTCATGGAGCTTGGTCAACCGAATCTATTCTTTGGTCTGACTGCTGGTAACATGGATTCCATGATCAACCGTTACACAGCTGATCGAAAATTACGTCATGATGACGCCTACACACCGAATAACGAAGGCGGTAAACGTCCTGATCGTGCGGTTCTTGTGTATTCTCAGCGTTGTCGTGAAGCGTATAAAGAAACACCTATTGTACTTGGTGGTATTGAAGCGAGCCTACGTCGCTTAACGCACTACGACTATTGGTCTGATAAAGTGCGCCGCTCTGTTATTGTCGATGCAAAAGCTGACATTCTTCTTTTTGGTAATGCTGAACGCGCCTTGGTAGAAGTCGCTCACCGTATTGCTAAAGGCGAACAACTAGAAGATATGAAAAATATCGCTGGTACCGCCGTTATCATCAAAGAAGTGCCTGAACGCTTTAGAGAAATTGATTCTTCTCGTATAGAGAAACCAGGCAAAGCAATGCCTATGATCAACCCTTACGCGACAGAAGAAGAATGTAAAACCAAACAAGAAGATGAAGTAAAAGTAGAACCCGTTGCCAAGCCTGTTGTAGTAACGGCTTCTCGCCATGATCCAAAAAATACTTATATACGTTTACCTTCGTATGAAAAGTTATGTAACGACCGTATTTTGTATGCACACGCAAGTCGTGTAATGCACTTAGAAGCCAACCCGTATTCATCACGCGCATTGGCTCAAAAGCACGGTGATCGCGAGTTATGGGTTAATACCCCCCCTATTCCGTTAACAACTGAAGAAATGGATTTTGTGTTTGGCTTGCCTTACGCACGCGTTCCGCACCCTTCATACGGTAAAGAAAAAATTCCTGCTTACGAGATGATCAAAACGTCTGTGAATATCATGCGTGGTTGTTTTGGTGGCTGTAGCTTCTGTTCAATTACCGAACACGAAGGGCGTATTATTCAAAACCGTTCTCAAGAATCGATTATTGATGAACTGAAAGACATACGCGATAAAGTACCAGGTTTCACCGGTACTATTTCAGATCTTGGTGGTCCAACTGCAAACATGTACCGTTTAGGCTGTTCAGATCCTAAGGCGGAAATTAACTGTCGTCGTCCATCTTGTATCTTCCCTAAAATCTGTGAAAAGCTAAATACCGACCATAGACATACCATCGATCTTTATCGTGAAGCTCGCAAAGTTGATGGCATTAAAAAGGTATTGATTGCATCGGGTGTGCGTTACGACTTAGCGGTTGAATCGCCTGAGTACGTGCGTGAACTTGTGACTCACCACGTAGGTGGTTACTTAAAGATTGCGCCTGAGCACACAGAAAAAGGCACTCTCGACCTGATGATGAAACCAGGTATGGGCACATACGATCGTTTTAAGAATATGTTCGAGAAGTACAGTAAAGATGCAGGTAAGAAACAATACCTAATCCCTTACTTTATTTCAGCACACCCAGGTTCAACTAACGAAGATATGTTGAACTTAGCATTGTGGTTAAAGAAATATGAATATGAGTGCGATCAGGTTCAGAACTTCTATCCGTCACCAATGTGTAATGCAACCTCTATGTATCACTCTGAAACTAACCCGCTAAAACGTGTTAAGTATAAGAAACGTGAAGAATTATTCGTTGCAAAAGGTGAACGTGAACGTCGTGTGCATAAAGCCCTATTACGTTACCACGATCCACTTAACTGGCCGCTTATTCGTGAAACGCTGATTTCAATGGGTAAGAAGTACCTTATTGGTGATCGCGCCAATTGTTTAGTACCTGAAGAAGGTTCTGAGCAAGAAACGCAGCTAACACCAGCGCAACGCCGCCAATCAGGTCGTCATGGTGCAAAACGCTTTGCAACCAAGCACCCGAATCAGCCAGATATCCGTAAAGATGGTAAACGTCCGTCAGGCAACCGCCCGACTACGGGTAACCGTCCAAATGGTAATACCTCGTCGAACGGTAAACCTGCAGGCAAAGCTGGCACTAAACCTGGAAGTAAGCCAGGTTCAAGAAGCCAAGGAAGTGATGCAGGTAATTACTCTGCATCTGCGAATGGTAAACCTTCGGGCAACCGCCCAAGCAGACCAGGTAAGCCAACCTCGACTCGTCAAGGTCAAGGTCAAGGTGGAAATCCTAATCGAAGCAGAACAAAAGCAAAATAA
- a CDS encoding site-specific integrase → MKKLPTGVEIHSGKLRIWFMFRGKRCRESLYSPPTPRNIKIAFEKRTSVCHAIRLGTFDYLEWFPHSTNHQDMVNINTLTVKGLFERWLTLKRIEVTEATLTNYHNRLKQTLAYLDPELLVSQLTQEHILDLRMALLSTCSASTVNTYMRTIKGVLSFAITNEYCSPRVISGIKDLKQSKSPPTPLSRDEFFRLIEACKNEQDKHLWALAVYTGLRHGELMALAWEDIDLNKGLIYVKRNLTLKGIFKLPKTTAGERVINLLDPAIKALIKQKPLTYMMLPESITVQQREHGKIEIETVHFVFSPRVTATKETKSYYFHTSIHDKWTAAIRRARIAYRKPYQTRHTFACWMLSAGANPTFIAKQMGHSSAKEIYQTYGDWVSEHTQNQLDVLNKKYGENAPKMPLKTNKLM, encoded by the coding sequence ATGAAGAAGCTACCTACCGGTGTCGAGATCCATTCAGGAAAGCTGAGGATCTGGTTCATGTTCAGAGGCAAGCGCTGCAGAGAAAGCTTATATTCTCCGCCAACGCCAAGAAACATCAAAATTGCCTTTGAGAAAAGAACCTCGGTTTGTCACGCGATACGACTGGGTACTTTTGATTATCTGGAATGGTTTCCTCATTCAACCAATCACCAAGATATGGTCAACATCAACACGCTTACAGTAAAGGGGCTATTCGAGCGATGGTTAACGCTCAAAAGAATTGAAGTCACAGAAGCGACGTTGACTAACTACCATAACCGACTCAAACAAACGCTGGCTTACCTTGATCCAGAGCTGCTTGTCAGTCAGCTGACTCAAGAGCACATCTTAGATCTACGTATGGCCTTATTAAGTACGTGTTCGGCCTCAACGGTAAACACCTACATGCGGACAATAAAAGGGGTGCTGAGCTTTGCCATTACAAATGAATACTGCAGCCCTCGAGTAATAAGCGGTATCAAAGATTTAAAACAATCCAAGTCGCCCCCTACGCCCCTTAGCCGTGATGAATTTTTTCGGCTTATCGAGGCCTGTAAAAATGAGCAGGATAAACACTTGTGGGCATTAGCCGTTTACACTGGGTTACGACACGGCGAATTAATGGCGCTTGCGTGGGAAGATATTGATCTCAATAAAGGCCTTATTTATGTAAAGCGTAATTTAACGTTAAAAGGTATTTTTAAATTACCTAAAACCACAGCAGGTGAAAGGGTAATTAATTTATTAGATCCCGCGATTAAAGCGTTAATAAAACAAAAGCCTTTAACTTATATGATGTTGCCGGAAAGTATTACGGTTCAACAGCGAGAGCATGGAAAAATAGAAATAGAAACTGTGCACTTTGTTTTCTCTCCCCGTGTTACTGCTACAAAAGAAACGAAAAGTTATTACTTTCATACTAGTATTCATGATAAGTGGACGGCAGCGATAAGACGTGCAAGAATCGCCTACCGAAAACCCTATCAGACCCGACATACGTTTGCTTGTTGGATGTTATCTGCCGGTGCGAACCCTACATTTATAGCAAAACAAATGGGACATTCTAGTGCTAAAGAAATATATCAAACGTACGGAGATTGGGTTAGCGAGCATACCCAAAATCAGCTTGATGTACTGAACAAAAAATACGGCGAGAATGCCCCCAAGATGCCCCTAAAAACTAACAAGTTAATGTAA
- a CDS encoding excisionase family protein — MNKDIKESDPRVIITLPQSKWVGENIIQAVYGLTGAAIMNYRLKAWQQGVHYRKVGITGVPSGSKAKILYNIHSINEWIDAYPQM; from the coding sequence ATGAATAAGGACATAAAGGAAAGCGACCCACGTGTGATCATTACCCTCCCACAAAGCAAATGGGTAGGCGAAAACATCATTCAAGCCGTTTATGGACTCACTGGCGCGGCCATCATGAATTACCGGTTAAAAGCATGGCAACAAGGTGTCCACTATCGAAAAGTTGGCATTACAGGGGTACCATCAGGCAGCAAAGCAAAAATCCTCTACAACATCCATTCGATTAATGAGTGGATAGACGCTTATCCCCAAATGTAA
- a CDS encoding helix-turn-helix transcriptional regulator yields the protein MTTSNHIEGTNMQRFITDRKALAQRIRVARECRELTQVRMAKYLGLARQTYLDIETGKTEPKAGTLLAIAQILKTDYRFLLTGEKYNGGIPLTVDDVNQYFARNCGDIHLQVTLN from the coding sequence ATGACCACCAGCAATCACATTGAAGGGACGAACATGCAACGATTTATCACTGATAGAAAAGCGCTGGCGCAACGTATTCGTGTAGCAAGAGAGTGCAGAGAGTTAACTCAAGTCAGAATGGCCAAATATTTAGGGCTTGCTCGTCAGACCTACCTGGATATTGAAACCGGCAAAACTGAACCGAAAGCGGGCACCCTACTCGCTATCGCTCAGATATTAAAAACGGATTATCGGTTTCTATTAACGGGTGAAAAATATAACGGTGGGATCCCGTTAACCGTCGATGATGTTAATCAATACTTCGCGAGAAATTGCGGGGATATACATTTGCAGGTAACTCTGAATTAA
- a CDS encoding helix-turn-helix transcriptional regulator, whose amino-acid sequence MGKGYMTNAQICRYFCIERTTLWRWCRSGYFPKPDTYGTLKRWKIETVEQFEQNNKRRTDSRC is encoded by the coding sequence ATGGGAAAAGGATACATGACGAATGCTCAGATATGCCGTTACTTCTGTATTGAACGAACAACGTTATGGCGCTGGTGCCGCAGTGGTTACTTCCCAAAACCTGATACCTACGGAACGTTAAAGCGTTGGAAGATAGAAACCGTTGAGCAGTTTGAGCAAAACAACAAACGCCGCACTGATTCGAGGTGCTGA
- a CDS encoding replicative DNA helicase: MNYQSQANAAEQSVLGALFLIGEPKAPAVSKIFSSLKIGNFSTVTHRDIYRAINNIAQSGSRIDLITVEAELRSLLGIGSNQIDFHLSYLVDLVNNTPSSRNVMAYVSIVKNAAVERETLSLLESGLVLMSDPSEGAPIERLGLVISSLERARSSAVGFNASGLAHMSDIGKEWLEGVEARFNGEVPLGLKTGLVNLDKILAPKNILPGSLVAIGARPKMGKTAFTLKIAEYVAIEEGKGIATFSLEMPKEQIYERMVSSRARIDSGLFYQSPEDVYNFDTEFAKASMAISEYNNTKCYIDDSPSVTITYIEAESRRLHREVPLAAIMVDYLTLMTTEKAERNDLAYGDITKRLKQLAKELNCVVFLVTQLNRKLEERGDKRPLPSDSRDTGQIEQDCDIWIGLYRDSVYHADSQNRPELMEAIVRYNRHGGTGTAYLELINGYVGDFLSNVVLDNPSTRKTMSAKYARK, translated from the coding sequence ATCAATTATCAATCCCAAGCCAATGCTGCTGAGCAATCCGTGTTAGGAGCATTATTTTTGATTGGCGAGCCGAAAGCACCTGCCGTCAGTAAAATATTCAGCTCACTTAAAATCGGCAACTTCAGCACCGTAACGCACCGTGATATCTACCGAGCAATTAACAACATCGCCCAAAGCGGCTCTCGTATCGATTTGATCACCGTTGAAGCTGAATTACGAAGCTTACTAGGCATTGGTAGCAACCAGATTGATTTCCACCTGTCGTACCTTGTTGATCTCGTAAATAATACGCCATCGTCCCGTAACGTAATGGCTTACGTGTCCATTGTGAAAAATGCAGCTGTCGAGCGTGAAACGTTAAGCTTGCTTGAGTCAGGTTTAGTGTTGATGTCTGATCCATCTGAAGGAGCCCCTATTGAGCGTTTAGGTCTGGTTATTTCATCCCTAGAGCGAGCCAGAAGCTCTGCTGTTGGATTTAATGCTAGTGGTCTAGCCCATATGTCCGATATCGGCAAAGAATGGCTTGAAGGTGTCGAGGCGAGGTTTAACGGAGAGGTGCCACTCGGGTTAAAAACGGGATTGGTTAACCTTGATAAAATCTTAGCCCCGAAAAACATCTTACCTGGTTCGCTGGTGGCCATTGGTGCGAGACCTAAGATGGGGAAAACCGCATTCACATTAAAGATTGCTGAATATGTTGCGATCGAAGAAGGGAAGGGGATTGCAACGTTTTCACTAGAGATGCCTAAAGAGCAAATTTATGAGCGTATGGTTTCTTCCCGAGCTCGTATCGATTCAGGTTTGTTTTATCAGAGCCCCGAGGATGTCTATAACTTCGATACTGAGTTTGCCAAAGCTAGCATGGCAATTAGCGAATACAACAATACCAAGTGTTATATCGATGATTCACCCAGCGTCACGATTACGTATATCGAAGCTGAATCGCGCAGGTTGCACCGTGAGGTTCCATTGGCTGCAATTATGGTCGATTACTTAACACTGATGACTACCGAGAAGGCCGAGCGTAATGACTTAGCTTACGGCGATATCACCAAGAGACTCAAACAGCTGGCCAAGGAGTTAAATTGTGTTGTGTTCCTTGTTACCCAACTCAACCGCAAACTGGAGGAACGAGGCGATAAAAGGCCACTGCCATCAGACTCACGAGATACCGGTCAGATTGAGCAAGATTGTGATATTTGGATTGGTCTTTATCGTGACTCGGTTTATCACGCTGATTCACAAAACCGGCCTGAATTGATGGAAGCCATTGTTCGTTACAATCGCCATGGCGGTACTGGGACTGCTTACCTTGAACTTATCAACGGGTATGTTGGTGACTTTCTCAGCAACGTTGTTTTAGATAATCCATCGACAAGAAAAACAATGTCTGCCAAGTATGCGAGGAAATAA
- a CDS encoding DUF3653 domain-containing protein — protein MYTGREVGISESWIGWRIAKENIISPNGLSISSNKVLTGTAILEIGAEQDSHNLSLIMKTARALIKTLKS, from the coding sequence ATGTACACAGGTAGAGAGGTAGGAATAAGCGAAAGCTGGATAGGGTGGAGAATTGCTAAAGAGAATATAATTTCACCTAATGGATTAAGCATATCTTCGAACAAAGTATTAACAGGTACTGCGATATTAGAAATAGGTGCAGAACAGGATAGCCACAACCTATCTCTAATCATGAAAACAGCAAGGGCACTAATAAAGACACTAAAGAGTTAA